A window of the Fulvia fulva chromosome 11, complete sequence genome harbors these coding sequences:
- a CDS encoding Nucleoporin AMO1, which produces MVVCKFFQQGNCRFGDGCKFEHPGSSRGFNSNSNSNTNRFAPLSVQGQGQNQQRGRSGAVGGGATQSEPFNVTNANIKQDLSSISGGDPPGDRPIWPLSCYAPGNKPPRQLIEGDLEQSPEEMRVKYYIAKAAGREQEYANHERDLLNQVEQKVQAILNDVEGAKKYVVDGQYEHPNRLDLETKPTQPWNKPTGGFGQPAAQTSAFGAPSAPATSGGFGQTSSLGGGNAFGQPSRSGFGQTSQLGASSTASAGGFGQPSALGGGGGFGQTSNMGQRPSAFGAPAQPGFGQSGFGAAAKQSPFAAPAQTAQAAPAFGSSTAFGAATKKPSPFGSPQPAQSSSTAFGQPSAFGAASRPSPFAAASQQPSTGFIGAAANPSPFGQKPAFGQSGLGSSSGTFGTGFGQRSVPAGFGAPSQPTSGFGAASQPATTGGFGAPSQTAAPAFGAPTQPAASGFGAPSQPGAANTGFGAPAQPVTSGFGAPVQPAAPTGGFGSTTQPAAAPNTAQPELPLPSHWHGMQVIPDEQDPKIGYYMKHAPTQIDPNHHKKERIWFPHARYGKEVPDAEPPKEILDSDLGRQLKELYDFVTTNGAFKDGVVPEIPPKREWVGWDF; this is translated from the exons ATGGTGGTCTGCAAGTTCTTCCAGCAGGGCAACTGCAGGTTCGGAG ATGGTTGCAAGTTTGAACACCCAGGCAGTTCAAGAGGCTTCAATTCGAATTCGAACTCCAACACGAATAGATTCGCCCCTCTCTCGGTGCAAGGCCAAGGGCAGAATCAGCAGCGTGGCAGATCTGGTGCAGTAGGCGGTGGAG CAACACAATCTGAGCC CTTCAACGTCACCAACGCGAACATCAAGCAGGATCTTAGCAGCATATCTGGCGGCGACCCTCCTGGAGATCGACCAATATGGCCGCTCTCTTGTTACGCGCCCGGCAACAAGCCACCCCGGCAGCTGATAGAAGGTGACCTCGAGCAAAGCCCGGAAGAAATGCGCGTGAAGTACTACATCGCAAAAGCTGCGGGTCGCGAACAAGAATAC GCGAATCATGAACGCGACCTGCTGAACCAGGTCGAGCAAAAGGTTCAAGCAATCTTGAACGACGTCGAAGGCGCGAAGAAGTACGTTGTCGACGGGCAGTACGAGCATCCCAACCGGCTTGACCTCGAGACTAAGCCCACGCAACCTTGGAACAAGCCAACTGGCGGCTTCGGACAGCCAGCCGCACAGACATCCGCCTTCGGTGCACCTTCAGCACCTGCTACTAGTGGCGGTTTTGGCCAAACCTCATCCTTAGGTGGTGGGAATGCCTTCGGTCAGCCATCGAGATCTGGGTTTGGTCAGACTTCGCAACTCGGCGCTAGTAGTACTGCCAGTGCCGGTGGCTTTGGTCAACCGTCAGCTCTTGGCGGAGGCGGTGGTTTTGGGCAAACATCGAACATGGGCCAAAGACCTAGTGCATTCGGTGCACCGGCACAGCCTGGCTTTGGTCAATCTGGCTTCGGTGCAGCGGCCAAGCAGTCACCGTTCGCTGCACCAGCACAGACAGCACAGGCAGCGCCGGCGTTTGGAAGCTCGACAGCATTTGGTGCTGCTACCAAGAAGCCCTCGCCATTCGGCAGTCCACAGCCTGCGCAGTCCAGCAGTACAGCATTCGGTCAGCCTTCGGCATTTGGTGCGGCGAGCAGACCGTCACCTTTCGCAGCAGCAAGCCAACAGCCTTCTACCGGCTTCATCGGCGCTGCTGCAAACCCTTCACCATTCGGACAGAAGCCTGCTTTTGGCCAGTCTGGTCTTGGCTCATCATCGGGAACATTTGGGACAGGTTTTGGACAGCGCAGCGTCCCCGCGGGCTTCGGCGCTCCTTCCCAGCCAACTTCAGGCTTTGGCGCTGCCTCCCAGCCAGCCACAACAGGAGGCTTTGGCGCTCCCTCCCAGACCGCCGCACCAGCTTTCGGTGCTCCTACACAACCCGCTGCATCAGGATTCGGCGCCCCATCGCAACCTGGCGCCGCCAACACAGGATTCGGCGCCCCTGCACAGCCTGTCACATCAGGCTTCGGCGCACCTGTACAACCAGCAGCACCAACTGGGGGTTTCGGCAGCACCACCCAGCCAGCAGCCGCGCCAAACACTGCTCAACCCGAGTTACCACTTCCTTCGCACTGGCATGGAATGCAAGTCATTCCAGACGAGCAGGACCCCAAGATCGGCTACTATATGAAGCACGCGCCAACACAGATCGATCCTAATCATCACAAGAAAGAGCGGATCTGGTTCCCGCATGCGCGTTACGGCAAGGAAGTCCCAGACGCCGAGCCGCCAAAAGAGATACTGGATAGTGACTTAGGCAGGCAACTGAAGGAGTTGTACGATTTTGTCACAACGAATGGGGCGTTCAAGGATGGGGTCGTGCCTGAGATTCCGCCGAAGAGGGAGTGGGTTGGCTGGGACTTCTAA
- a CDS encoding Conserved oligomeric Golgi complex subunit 3: MDDAWFHTLTSAPAVAKEKPQHKRRASLLQQPAEEKADGAIEPIQEVTEDDSPWIGPPKASLARRAQSYSDFYHAVHAYAENEPLYRRKQSLSGQQETGASRSELDFEAEFGQLEESLLDNSHWGYHSYQEQLELSDTHLGNLLASTAESLSVLSTLSNSFKAVEAQTEAFRQQCESLIGEQRRLTALADALDENAQYYAYLDPMTRRLNAPGAANLVKGKDFPEMLSNLDNCLAYMESHPKHKESATYRSRYRLLLTRGLTLIRHHFTKSLGEIAADISKRVQSGQLKDTTHSALLYAKFRVPAPELKALGLEIQKRAVLTPDDVDAGREPEYLGLLRELYQSYAATRGRLILPLVAKKMAELAASPQHTDVMSFAKTAVSFIRGICLDEYDLWFEWFETDGALYEFLESLMEPMYDYLRPKTIHETKMEMLCDLCAMIQGRYTETESDDEDDLDNAVVSPSVHGRPIGRKLDFASLIQPALEDAQTRLVFLAMNVLRDGIENYKPKPEDLEISPRKAMTGTNGHKKGPVMSGKRNQSKPDIRVPKTPTAVDNDDEDGESMLSKRFASEQPTTVSRHWYPTLRKAIWLLRRIYRLVNSTVFDDLAHHIVHSTITSLVYASHQVGSKKSPQDGQLFLIIHFLHLKQQIVAFDIEFSPPEVEFDFSSVTNTFYELRERGSLWNPASWVRLVGGAVGGGLLPKVVENMLDAKAELDGRLRTVINDFVNGYASHITAPVETTTVAQQKDDFDPLKAVRTVRGLAEKDVPALRAKLDEFVDDARTRETLVAAVRDQVITTYEDFFDTYSEGKGKKISKKGKAREDEVWGPDLFNDAMEHLFQVGQVVGDDGNDSGGSGDISD, encoded by the exons ATGGACGATGCGTGGTTCCACACCCTCACATCGGCGCCGGCGGTCGCAAAAGAGAAGCCTCAGCATAAACGACGGGCTTCCCTGTTGCAGCAACCT GCCGAAGAGAAAGCTGATGGGGCGATAGAGCCTATTCAGGAAGTTACTGAAGACGACAGCCCGTGGATCGGGCCTCCCAAGGCGTCCCTAGCACGACGAGCGCAGAGCTACAGCGACTTCTACCATGCCGTGCATGCGTACGCCGAGAACGAGCCACTCTATCGGAGGAAGCAGAGCCTCTCTGGGCAGCAGGAGACGGGAGCAAGTCGATCAGAGTTGGACTTCGAGGCAGAGTTCGGACAGCTGGAAGAGAGCTTGCTGGACAACAGCCATTGGGGCTATCATTCATACCAAGAACAGCTGGAGCTGTCAGACACACATCTCGGGAACCTACTTGCGTCCACAGCAGAGTCGCTGTCTGTGCTCTCGACCCTCTCGAACTCCTTCAAAGCGGTGGAAGCTCAGACGGAAGCATTTCGCCAGCAGTGCGAATCACTCATCGGCGAACAACGACGTCTCACTGCGCTCGCAGACGCTCTGGACGAGAATGCACAGTACTATGCATATCTGGACCCCATGACCAGGCGGCTCAATGCGCCGGGCGCAGCGAATCTCGTAAAAGGCAAGGACTTTCCCGAGATGCTATCGAACCTCGACAACTGTCTTGCGTACATGGAGTCACATCCAAAGCACAAGGAGTCAGCGACGTACCGCAGTCGATATCGTCTTCTGCTTACACGAGGCCTGACTCTGATAAGACATCACTTTACCAAGTCTCTCGGAGAGATTGCTGCCGATATCAGCAAGAGGGTCCAAAGTGGTCAGCTCAAAGACACTACGCACTCTGCGCTGTTGTACGCCAAGTTCAGAGTTCCAGCTCCTGAACTCAAGGCTCTCGGACTTGAGATCCAGAAACGCGCCGTGCTCACTCCAGACGATGTGGATGCTGGTCGCGAGCCGGAATATCTCGGTCTGCTTCGTGAGCTGTACCAGTCGTATGCTGCCACGCGTGGCCGTCTGATCCTACCACTCGTTGCTAAGAAGATGGCCGAGCTCGCAGCCAGTCCGCAGCATACGGATGTCATGTCGTTCGCGAAGACGGCTGTCAGCTTCATACGCGGCATCTGCCTGGACGAGTACGACTTGTGGTTCGAATGGTTCGAGACTGACGGCGCCTTGTACGAGTTCTTGGAGAGCTTGATGGAACCCATGTATGACTACCTTCGACCAAAGACGATACATGAGACCAAGATGGAGATGCTGTGTGATCTATGTGCCATGATACAGGGTCGTTACACGGAAACAGAGTCTGACGACGAGGACGATCTTGACAATGCTGTGGTAAGCCCCTCGGTTCATGGCAGACCTATTGGTAGGAAGCTTGACTTTGCAAGCCTGATACAACCTGCCCTCGAAGACGCGCAGACACGGCTTGTCTTTCTGGCCATGAACGTGTTGCGAGACGGTATAGAGAACTACAAGCCCAAACCTGaagatctcgagatctcgCCACGAAAAGCAATGACTGGGACCAACGGACACAAGAAGGGACCAGTAATGTCTGGCAAGCGCAATCAGTCCAAGCCTGACATCCGGGTGCCGAAAACGCCAACCGCAGTCGACAACGACGACGAAGACGGTGAAAGTATGTTGAGCAAGCGCTTTGCTTCGGAACAGCCGACGACTGTCAGCAGACATTGGTACCCGACCCTCCGCAAAGCCATATGGCTGCTGCGCCGGATCTACCGTCTGGTGAACAGTACCGTCTTTGACGACTTGGCACATCACATTGTCCATTCAACTATCACTTCCTTGGTCTACGCCAGCCATCAAGTTGGAAGCAAAAAGTCGCCTCAAGATGGACAGCTCTTCCTCATTATCCACTTCTTACACCTGAAACAGCAGATCGTCGCTTTTGACATCGAGTTCAGCCCGCCCGAAGTTGAGTTCGACTTCTCGTCTGTGACCAACACTTTCTACGAGCTCCGGGAAAGAGGCAGTCTATGGAATCCTGCATCTTGGGTACGGCTGGTCGGCGGTGCCGTTGGCGGCGGCCTGCTTCCGAAAGTCGTGGAGAACATGCTTGATGCAAAGGCTGAGCTGGACGGCAGGCTGAGAACAGTAATCAACGACTTTGTCAACGGCTACGCCTCGCATATCACAGCACCTGTAGAGACTACAACCGTCGCTCAACAGAAGGACGATTTTGACCCACTCAAGGCAGTGCGTACTGTTCGTGGCCTGGCGGAGAAAGACGTTCCTGCCCTAAGGGCGAAGCTCGACGAGTTTGTGGACGATGCGAGGACAAGAGAGACGCTTGTTGCCGCTGTGCGGGATCAAGTCATCACGACTTACGAGGACTTCTTCGACACCTATAGCGAGGGGAAAGGTAAGAAGATCAGCAAGAAGGGCAAGGCAAGAGAGGATGAGGTCTGGGGCCCTGACCTATTCAATGATGCTATGGAGCATTTGTTTCAGGTTGGGCAAGTTGTTGGTGATGATGGGAATGACAGCGGTGGAAGTGGCGATATCAGTGATTGA